The following proteins come from a genomic window of Streptomyces liliiviolaceus:
- a CDS encoding TIGR03936 family radical SAM-associated protein: protein MQRIRLRYTKRGRLRFTSHRDFQRAFERALRRAEVPMAYSAGFTPHPKVSYANAAPTGTGSEAEYLEIALTDARDPEKLRALLDESMPEGLDIIDAVEARTSGLADRLTASVWEMRLDGVSHEDALRAVDAFTAAETVEVQRKAKNGMRTFDARGPVASLEAHSAQPTAHGPQADRPTDQACAILRLVVRHVTPAVRPDDVLSGLRAVADLAPPVPAAVTRLAQGLFDEETGTVTDPLAPDREAAAPSPGTSGDSAAAAAKALA, encoded by the coding sequence GTGCAGCGCATCCGACTGCGCTACACCAAGCGCGGCCGCCTCCGGTTCACCAGCCACCGTGACTTCCAGCGTGCCTTCGAGCGCGCGTTGCGCCGAGCCGAGGTGCCCATGGCGTACTCGGCGGGGTTCACGCCGCACCCGAAGGTGTCGTACGCCAATGCCGCACCCACCGGCACGGGCAGTGAGGCGGAATATCTGGAGATCGCGCTCACCGACGCGCGCGATCCCGAAAAGCTGCGCGCACTCCTCGACGAGTCGATGCCCGAGGGGCTCGACATCATCGACGCCGTGGAGGCCCGTACGTCGGGTCTCGCCGACCGGCTCACCGCGTCCGTGTGGGAGATGCGCCTCGACGGCGTGTCCCACGAGGACGCGCTGCGCGCGGTCGACGCCTTCACGGCGGCCGAGACCGTCGAGGTGCAGCGCAAGGCGAAGAACGGCATGCGCACCTTCGACGCCCGCGGCCCCGTCGCGAGTCTGGAGGCGCACAGTGCACAGCCGACGGCACACGGTCCACAGGCTGATAGGCCGACCGACCAGGCCTGTGCGATACTGCGGCTGGTTGTTCGGCACGTGACGCCTGCCGTTCGACCTGACGACGTCCTGTCCGGTCTCCGAGCTGTGGCCGACCTGGCGCCGCCGGTCCCCGCAGCGGTGACCAGGCTGGCGCAGGGGCTTTTCGATGAAGAGACCGGCACGGTGACCGACCCGCTCGCGCCCGACCGCGAGGCAGCAGCACCTTCTCCGGGAACGTCCGGGGACAGCGCAGCCGCCGCCGCGAAGGCGCTGGCGTAA
- a CDS encoding Rne/Rng family ribonuclease, which yields MLEPTDPTEPSTGSDNSTPSDTLPPRRRRRAASRPAGPPSANAEGTAVAETTAPAIPAVTSADLATDEAQESEEAAVTAAPRKRAAAKTPAATTDEPAEAAADEAAPAPRARRRATRRASAPAGAPQAAETASAETAAPAVTAAPEVPAEAETEADADAAPAPRARRRATRRATAPTGAPQAAEAAETVVAAETSVTAETVEAPAAAPVAEETPAAEETSAVEADAAPAPRARRRATRRATAPTGAPQAAEAAETVVAAETSVAAETVEAPAAAPVAEETPAAEETSAVEADAAPAPRARRRATRRATAPAGAPQAEAESGTPEQAPVEAAAEPTRRTARQKPEHAETPTATEPAEAVARDERREAPVAAAKNDRSAETETSADADDATPRRARRRATRKAAGGFSAPAARKTAEEGSARRPARPAVAVFQAPVFTEPMFQTPERAAAAAAAEAAEEAEEVVEPVQPQAAAPVAAAEEETGGPRRRRRRGKAEEPAAPAERAPVERAPEAEEPADEEPVEEESAEDAVDGDDSEETGSRRRRRRGGRRRRRGESADADDDFAGEQNERGERGEQAARTSDDTEDTAAQAEEDSADADDDHDDAGGSSSSRRRRRRRRRAGDSSGEAESGDSDPERTVVKVREPRKKDEHPSDEVQSIKGSTRLEAKKQRRREGREQGRRRVPIITEAEFLARREAVERVMVVRQSGERTQIGVLEDDVLVEHYVNKEQSTSYVGNVYLGKVQNVLPSMEAAFIDIGKGRNAVLYAGEVNFEALGMANGPRRIESALKSGQSVLVQVTKDPIGHKGARLTSQVSLPGRYLVYVPEGSMTGISRKLPDTERARLKTILKKIVPEDAGVIVRTAAEGASEDELRRDVERLQAQWEDIEKKAKSGNAPTLLYGEPDMTVRVVRDIFNEDFSKVIVSGDEAWDTIHGYVAHVAPDLATRLSRWTSEVDVFATYRIDEQLAKALDRKVWLPSGGSLVIDKTEAMIVIDVNTGKFTGQGGNLEETVTRNNLEAAEEIVRQLRLRDLGGIVVIDFIDMVLESNRDLVLRRLLECLGRDRTKHQVAEVTSLGLVQMTRKRVGQGLLESFSETCVHCNGRGVIVHMEQPTSAGGGGKRKKRGRGGAEQTHDHEHTYETETAEVAEPDETAAEVAAEAAEPVALPEPEFVPDEDLYSSAAEAEAAATRGGRSRRRSGRRASAPVGAPRSESRRSERAERAERAEQAERRDEVPTAQSVTPEEEIARPVRQEPAEVAQTAPVAAEDPVVEATAATEAPAVDDAAPKGRTRRRATRKVSAPAGSPTAAEEAVVTVTEPVAAPAEPVEQAAPAEEQPVAESAAPARPRRRAVRKATAPTSSAETAVTVVPAAQQEAPAQAEAPAEAPAESSGADGEETGAPAKKTARKAAKKAPAKKAAAKKTTTAAKKTAAKKTTAKKATKTAKTAAKSTSKKTAAAEQQTPSTVTASTDED from the coding sequence ATGCTTGAGCCGACCGACCCCACCGAGCCTTCCACGGGCTCCGACAACAGCACCCCGAGCGACACGCTGCCGCCACGCCGGCGCCGTCGTGCCGCCTCGCGCCCCGCCGGCCCGCCGTCGGCGAACGCCGAGGGCACGGCCGTGGCGGAGACCACGGCGCCGGCCATACCGGCTGTGACCTCCGCGGACCTCGCGACGGACGAGGCGCAGGAGAGCGAAGAGGCGGCCGTGACCGCCGCTCCCAGGAAGAGGGCCGCGGCGAAGACGCCCGCGGCCACCACGGACGAACCGGCGGAGGCAGCGGCCGACGAGGCCGCGCCCGCCCCCCGCGCGCGCCGTCGTGCCACCCGTCGGGCGTCCGCCCCGGCGGGAGCCCCGCAGGCCGCCGAAACCGCAAGTGCCGAGACCGCCGCGCCGGCCGTCACGGCGGCGCCCGAGGTGCCCGCCGAGGCCGAGACCGAGGCTGACGCCGACGCGGCGCCCGCCCCGCGTGCGCGCCGTCGTGCGACGCGTCGGGCGACCGCGCCCACGGGTGCGCCGCAGGCGGCTGAGGCCGCTGAGACGGTCGTAGCCGCTGAGACGTCCGTGACCGCTGAGACCGTCGAGGCCCCGGCTGCCGCTCCGGTCGCCGAGGAGACTCCGGCCGCGGAAGAGACTTCGGCCGTCGAGGCCGACGCGGCGCCCGCCCCGCGTGCGCGCCGTCGTGCGACGCGTCGGGCGACCGCGCCCACGGGTGCGCCGCAGGCGGCTGAGGCCGCTGAGACGGTCGTAGCCGCTGAGACGTCCGTGGCCGCTGAGACCGTCGAGGCCCCGGCTGCCGCTCCGGTCGCCGAGGAGACTCCGGCCGCGGAAGAGACTTCGGCCGTCGAGGCCGACGCTGCGCCCGCCCCGCGTGCGCGCCGTCGTGCGACCCGCCGCGCCACCGCGCCCGCCGGTGCGCCGCAGGCGGAGGCGGAGAGCGGGACGCCCGAGCAGGCGCCCGTCGAGGCCGCCGCCGAGCCCACTCGTCGTACCGCCCGGCAGAAGCCGGAGCACGCCGAGACCCCCACCGCGACCGAGCCCGCCGAGGCCGTTGCTCGCGACGAGCGCAGGGAGGCCCCCGTGGCCGCTGCCAAGAACGACCGGTCCGCCGAGACCGAGACCTCCGCCGACGCCGACGACGCCACCCCGCGCCGCGCCCGTCGCCGGGCCACCCGCAAGGCCGCCGGAGGCTTCTCCGCGCCCGCGGCCCGCAAGACCGCCGAGGAGGGTTCGGCCCGGCGCCCCGCGCGCCCCGCCGTCGCCGTCTTCCAGGCGCCGGTCTTCACCGAGCCGATGTTCCAGACGCCGGAGCGCGCCGCTGCCGCCGCCGCGGCCGAGGCCGCCGAAGAGGCGGAGGAGGTCGTGGAGCCGGTCCAGCCGCAGGCCGCCGCCCCCGTGGCCGCCGCCGAGGAGGAGACGGGCGGTCCGCGCCGTCGCCGCCGCCGTGGCAAGGCCGAGGAGCCCGCCGCCCCCGCCGAGCGCGCCCCGGTGGAGCGTGCCCCCGAGGCCGAGGAACCGGCCGACGAGGAGCCCGTCGAGGAGGAGTCCGCCGAGGACGCCGTCGACGGTGACGACAGCGAGGAGACCGGTTCGCGCCGCCGTCGCCGCCGCGGTGGCCGTCGCCGCCGCCGGGGCGAGTCGGCCGACGCGGACGACGACTTCGCGGGAGAGCAGAACGAGCGGGGCGAGCGCGGCGAGCAGGCCGCCCGGACCTCCGACGACACCGAGGACACCGCCGCGCAGGCCGAGGAGGACTCCGCCGACGCGGACGACGACCACGACGACGCCGGCGGCTCCAGCAGCAGCCGTCGCAGGCGGCGCCGTCGCCGTCGCGCCGGTGACTCCTCCGGCGAGGCCGAGTCCGGCGACAGCGACCCCGAGCGCACGGTCGTCAAGGTCCGCGAGCCCCGCAAGAAGGACGAGCACCCGAGCGACGAGGTCCAGTCCATCAAGGGCTCGACCCGCCTGGAGGCCAAGAAGCAGCGCCGCCGTGAAGGGCGCGAGCAGGGCCGCCGCCGCGTCCCGATCATCACCGAGGCCGAGTTCCTGGCCCGCCGTGAGGCCGTCGAGCGCGTGATGGTCGTCCGCCAGAGCGGCGAGCGTACGCAGATCGGCGTCCTTGAGGACGACGTGCTCGTGGAGCACTACGTCAACAAGGAGCAGTCGACGTCGTACGTCGGCAACGTCTACCTGGGCAAGGTCCAGAACGTGCTGCCGTCGATGGAGGCCGCCTTCATCGACATCGGCAAGGGCCGCAACGCGGTCCTGTACGCCGGTGAGGTCAACTTCGAGGCGCTGGGCATGGCCAACGGCCCCCGCCGCATCGAGAGCGCCCTGAAGTCCGGCCAGTCGGTCCTCGTGCAGGTCACCAAGGACCCGATCGGCCACAAGGGCGCCCGCCTCACCAGCCAGGTCTCGCTGCCCGGCCGCTACCTGGTCTACGTGCCCGAGGGCTCCATGACCGGCATCAGCCGCAAGCTGCCCGACACCGAGCGCGCCCGGCTGAAGACCATCCTCAAGAAGATCGTCCCCGAGGACGCGGGCGTCATCGTGCGCACCGCCGCCGAGGGCGCGAGCGAGGACGAGCTGCGCCGTGACGTCGAGCGGCTGCAGGCGCAGTGGGAGGACATCGAGAAGAAGGCGAAGAGCGGCAACGCCCCGACCCTGCTGTACGGCGAGCCGGACATGACCGTCCGCGTCGTCCGCGACATCTTCAACGAGGACTTCTCCAAGGTCATCGTCAGCGGCGACGAGGCATGGGACACCATCCACGGTTACGTCGCCCATGTGGCGCCCGACCTGGCGACCCGCCTGTCGCGGTGGACCTCCGAGGTCGACGTCTTCGCGACGTACCGGATCGACGAGCAGCTCGCCAAGGCGCTGGACCGCAAGGTCTGGCTGCCCAGCGGTGGTTCGCTGGTCATCGACAAGACCGAAGCGATGATCGTCATCGACGTCAACACCGGCAAGTTCACCGGTCAGGGCGGCAACCTCGAAGAGACGGTCACCAGGAACAACCTGGAGGCGGCCGAGGAGATCGTGCGCCAGCTGCGGCTGCGCGACCTCGGCGGCATCGTCGTCATCGACTTCATCGACATGGTCCTTGAGTCCAACCGGGACCTGGTGCTCAGGCGCCTCCTGGAGTGCCTGGGCCGCGACCGTACGAAGCACCAGGTGGCCGAGGTCACCTCGCTGGGCCTCGTCCAGATGACCCGCAAGCGGGTCGGCCAGGGCCTGCTGGAGTCGTTCTCGGAGACCTGCGTCCACTGCAACGGCCGCGGCGTGATCGTGCACATGGAGCAGCCGACCTCCGCCGGAGGCGGCGGCAAGCGCAAGAAGCGCGGTCGCGGCGGCGCCGAGCAGACCCACGACCACGAGCACACGTACGAGACGGAGACGGCCGAGGTTGCCGAGCCGGACGAGACGGCCGCCGAGGTCGCCGCGGAGGCCGCCGAGCCCGTCGCGCTTCCCGAGCCCGAGTTCGTACCGGACGAGGACCTGTACAGCAGTGCCGCCGAGGCGGAGGCCGCGGCCACCCGTGGTGGGCGTTCGCGTCGCCGGTCGGGCCGGCGGGCGTCGGCCCCGGTGGGTGCGCCGAGGTCCGAGTCCCGCAGGTCCGAGCGGGCCGAGCGCGCGGAGCGGGCCGAGCAGGCCGAGCGCCGGGACGAGGTTCCGACCGCGCAGTCGGTGACGCCGGAGGAGGAGATCGCGCGTCCGGTCCGGCAGGAGCCGGCCGAGGTCGCGCAGACGGCGCCCGTCGCCGCCGAGGACCCGGTGGTCGAGGCCACGGCCGCCACCGAGGCCCCGGCCGTCGACGACGCGGCCCCCAAGGGCCGTACGCGCCGTCGGGCGACCCGCAAGGTGTCCGCGCCCGCCGGTTCGCCCACGGCGGCCGAGGAGGCCGTGGTGACGGTCACCGAGCCGGTCGCCGCGCCCGCCGAGCCCGTGGAGCAGGCCGCCCCCGCGGAGGAGCAGCCCGTCGCCGAGAGCGCCGCCCCGGCCCGTCCGAGGCGTCGTGCGGTCCGCAAGGCCACCGCGCCGACCTCGTCCGCCGAGACCGCTGTCACGGTCGTTCCGGCGGCGCAGCAGGAAGCCCCGGCGCAGGCCGAGGCGCCGGCCGAGGCTCCCGCGGAGTCGTCCGGCGCGGACGGCGAGGAGACCGGCGCGCCGGCCAAGAAGACGGCCCGCAAGGCGGCCAAGAAGGCGCCCGCGAAGAAGGCCGCCGCCAAGAAGACGACGACGGCGGCCAAGAAGACGGCCGCCAAGAAGACCACGGCCAAGAAGGCGACGAAGACCGCCAAGACGGCCGCGAAGTCGACGTCCAAGAAGACCGCGGCGGCTGAGCAGCAGACGCCGTCCACCGTCACGGCCTCCACCGACGAGGACTGA
- a CDS encoding phospholipase D-like domain-containing protein — MARVRLQGTGRHRAVKPVRGSRQALALATVLSAAGIQAGTTAGTAQAVDNPTWTEGPIFNDPLGTTDQQYAIRARLIELTNSALPGSTIKVAVYHVWEAGVVDALVAAKNRGVQVQVLLDESSISDRPTNTAYGTLASGLGTDRTKGSYVSTCPENKSCLGDPKFGQSIMHNKFWLFSAVKGATNVVVETTSNSTPSAHTRFFNDALLLPNNPTMYDAYADYFDTMVAQDWESWNYRTVSNGLYKAYFFPRAGNTRATDSVYSILNNVTCKYKDTAGVTQSTKVRVAIFKITRLAIAEKLVDLKKAGCSVSIVYAESDSAKSSGGIKGTWEKLHTTGGPTVRCYNDDRDPLNPGKKLVTPYIIHSKYILVDGMYDGVKNKVSFTGSGNYTGPALRENDESIVKVDDDAVHDMYKVHFDRVTKVAYPGTADTTDLCKGVKPLPADGEPT, encoded by the coding sequence ATGGCGCGCGTGCGCCTGCAGGGCACGGGGCGGCACCGCGCTGTGAAACCGGTCAGGGGAAGCCGTCAGGCGCTCGCGCTGGCGACCGTCCTGTCCGCGGCGGGGATCCAGGCCGGTACGACGGCGGGGACGGCGCAGGCCGTCGACAACCCGACGTGGACCGAGGGGCCGATCTTCAACGACCCGCTCGGCACCACCGACCAGCAGTACGCGATCCGCGCCCGGCTGATCGAGCTGACGAACTCCGCGCTGCCCGGCTCCACGATCAAGGTCGCGGTCTACCACGTCTGGGAGGCCGGCGTCGTCGACGCGCTCGTCGCCGCCAAGAACCGCGGTGTGCAGGTGCAGGTGCTGCTCGACGAGTCCAGCATCAGCGACCGCCCGACGAACACCGCCTACGGGACGCTCGCCTCGGGGCTCGGCACGGACCGCACGAAGGGCTCGTACGTCTCGACGTGTCCGGAGAACAAGTCGTGTCTCGGCGACCCCAAGTTCGGGCAGTCGATCATGCACAACAAGTTCTGGCTGTTCTCGGCGGTCAAGGGCGCCACGAACGTGGTCGTCGAGACCACCTCGAACTCCACGCCCTCCGCGCACACGCGCTTCTTCAACGACGCGCTGCTGCTGCCGAACAACCCGACGATGTACGACGCGTACGCGGACTACTTCGACACGATGGTCGCGCAGGACTGGGAGTCCTGGAACTACCGCACGGTGAGCAACGGCCTCTACAAGGCGTACTTCTTCCCGCGGGCGGGCAACACACGGGCCACCGACTCGGTGTACTCGATCCTCAACAACGTCACCTGTAAGTACAAGGACACCGCGGGCGTCACGCAGTCGACCAAGGTCCGGGTGGCGATCTTCAAGATCACGCGGCTGGCCATCGCGGAGAAACTGGTCGACCTGAAGAAGGCGGGCTGCTCCGTGAGCATCGTCTACGCGGAGTCGGACAGCGCCAAGAGCAGCGGCGGCATCAAGGGCACCTGGGAGAAGCTGCACACCACCGGGGGGCCGACCGTACGCTGCTACAACGACGACCGGGACCCGCTGAACCCCGGCAAGAAGCTGGTCACGCCGTACATCATCCACTCCAAGTACATCCTGGTGGACGGCATGTACGACGGCGTGAAGAACAAGGTCAGCTTCACCGGCTCCGGCAACTACACAGGCCCCGCGCTGCGCGAGAACGACGAGTCGATCGTGAAGGTCGACGACGACGCCGTGCACGACATGTACAAGGTCCACTTCGACCGGGTGACCAAGGTCGCCTACCCGGGCACCGCGGACACCACGGATCTGTGCAAGGGCGTGAAGCCGCTGCCGGCGGACGGCGAACCCACGTAG
- the rplU gene encoding 50S ribosomal protein L21, with product MYAIVRSGGRQHKVAVGDIVEVDKISTAKVGDTVELSTLLVVDGDAVTSDPWVLAGIKVQAEIVDHHKGVKIDILRYKNKTGYRRRQGHRQQYTAIKVTEIPAAAK from the coding sequence GTGTACGCCATCGTGCGCAGCGGTGGTCGCCAGCACAAGGTTGCTGTCGGCGACATCGTTGAGGTTGACAAGATTTCCACTGCCAAGGTCGGCGACACGGTCGAGCTCTCGACCCTGCTCGTTGTGGACGGCGACGCCGTCACCAGCGACCCGTGGGTCCTGGCCGGCATCAAGGTCCAGGCCGAGATCGTGGATCACCACAAGGGTGTGAAGATCGACATCCTTCGCTACAAGAACAAGACCGGCTACCGCCGTCGTCAGGGCCACCGCCAGCAGTACACGGCGATCAAGGTCACTGAGATCCCCGCGGCTGCGAAGTAA
- the rpmA gene encoding 50S ribosomal protein L27: protein MAHKKGASSTRNGRDSNAQRLGVKRFGGQTVNAGEILVRQRGTHFHPGVSVGRGKDDTLFALAAGAVEFGTHRGRKVVNIVPVA, encoded by the coding sequence ATGGCACACAAGAAGGGCGCATCGTCCACCCGGAACGGTCGCGACTCCAATGCTCAGCGGCTCGGTGTGAAGCGCTTCGGCGGTCAGACCGTCAACGCCGGTGAGATCCTGGTCCGCCAGCGTGGCACCCACTTCCACCCCGGCGTGAGCGTCGGCCGTGGCAAGGACGACACGCTGTTCGCGCTGGCCGCCGGTGCGGTCGAGTTCGGCACGCACCGCGGCCGCAAGGTCGTGAACATCGTTCCGGTCGCCTGA
- the obgE gene encoding GTPase ObgE, with protein sequence MTTFVDRVELHVAAGSGGHGCASVHREKFKPLGGPDGGNGGRGGDVILVVDQSVTTLLDYHHSPHRKATSGRPGEGGNRSGKDGQDLILPVPDGTVIQDKDGNVLADLVGQGTTYVAAEGGRGGLGNAALSSARRKAPGFALLGVPGGMQDIVLELKTVADVALVGYPSAGKSSLISVLSAAKPKIADYPFTTLVPNLGVVTAGSTVYTIADVPGLIPGASQGKGLGLEFLRHVERCEVLVHVLDTATLESDRDPVSDLDIIEEELNQYGGLGNRPRLVVLNKIDVPDGKDLAEMVRPDLEARGYQVFAISAVAHMGLKELSFALAELVGQARAAKPKEEATRIVIRPKAVDDAGFTVVREDDGLYRVRGEKPERWVRQTDFSNDEAVGYLADRLARLGIETSLMKAGARTGDGVAIGPEENAVVFDWEPTVMAGAEMLGRRGEDHRFDAPRPASQRRRDKQAERDEADQEYDDFNPF encoded by the coding sequence ATGACCACCTTCGTGGACCGCGTCGAGCTGCACGTCGCCGCGGGTAGCGGAGGCCACGGCTGTGCCTCCGTCCACCGGGAGAAGTTCAAGCCCCTCGGCGGCCCGGACGGCGGCAACGGCGGCCGTGGCGGTGACGTGATCCTGGTCGTCGACCAGTCCGTCACCACGCTCCTCGACTACCACCACTCCCCGCACCGCAAGGCCACCAGCGGTCGGCCCGGCGAGGGCGGCAACCGCTCCGGCAAGGACGGCCAGGACCTGATTCTGCCCGTGCCGGACGGCACCGTCATCCAGGACAAGGACGGGAACGTCCTCGCGGACCTGGTGGGCCAGGGCACGACCTACGTGGCCGCCGAGGGCGGCAGGGGCGGCCTCGGCAACGCGGCACTGTCCTCGGCCCGCCGCAAGGCGCCCGGCTTCGCCCTGCTGGGTGTTCCCGGCGGTATGCAGGACATCGTCCTGGAGCTGAAGACGGTCGCGGACGTGGCGCTGGTCGGCTACCCGAGCGCGGGCAAGTCCTCGCTGATCTCGGTGCTGTCGGCGGCCAAGCCGAAGATCGCCGACTACCCCTTCACGACCCTCGTCCCCAACCTCGGCGTGGTGACGGCCGGCTCGACGGTCTACACGATCGCCGACGTGCCGGGACTGATCCCCGGTGCCAGCCAGGGCAAGGGCCTCGGGCTCGAATTCCTGCGGCACGTGGAGCGCTGCGAGGTGCTGGTCCACGTGCTGGACACGGCGACCCTGGAGTCGGACCGCGACCCCGTCTCCGACCTCGACATCATCGAGGAGGAGCTGAACCAGTACGGCGGGCTGGGCAACCGGCCGCGCCTCGTCGTCCTCAACAAGATCGACGTGCCCGACGGCAAGGACCTGGCCGAGATGGTGCGCCCCGACCTGGAGGCGCGCGGCTACCAGGTCTTCGCGATCTCGGCGGTCGCCCACATGGGTCTCAAGGAGCTCTCCTTCGCGCTGGCCGAGCTGGTCGGGCAGGCGCGTGCGGCGAAGCCGAAGGAGGAGGCGACGCGGATCGTCATCCGGCCGAAGGCGGTCGACGACGCGGGCTTCACCGTGGTGCGGGAGGACGACGGGCTGTACCGCGTGCGCGGCGAGAAGCCGGAGCGGTGGGTCCGGCAGACCGACTTCAGCAACGACGAGGCCGTCGGGTACCTGGCCGACCGGCTCGCCCGCCTCGGCATCGAGACCTCGCTGATGAAGGCGGGTGCCCGTACGGGTGACGGCGTGGCCATCGGGCCCGAGGAGAACGCGGTCGTCTTCGACTGGGAGCCGACGGTGATGGCGGGGGCGGAGATGCTCGGGCGCCGTGGTGAGGACCACCGTTTCGACGCGCCTCGGCCGGCTTCGCAGCGGCGTCGGGACAAGCAGGCGGAGCGGGACGAGGCGGACCAGGAGTACGACGACTTCAACCCGTTCTAA